A single region of the Solwaraspora sp. WMMD406 genome encodes:
- a CDS encoding ATPase, T2SS/T4P/T4SS family — translation MTSPFLPTQGAGEAGEATVVRRVRREVAERLTRATRAHETATGSPMPADDRAATTRRLITEVLDAYATEEMNAGRPPLRPHVESRVGRVVADMLLGAGGLQPLLDDGQIEEVNANGCDEVFVQYSNGGRAKVGPIADSDAEMVELIRRLAADAGRAETGGEGAEERRWDRAAPILNLQLADGSRLHAVMSVTRRPALSIRRHGYVKVTLADLEQLGTVNPVLRELLSAAVRARLNVLIAGRVGAGKTTLLRALASAIPPHERIVTIEDTYELALDADKAVHPNVVPLQSREANVEGEGAIDMSTLFRSGLRMSPDRVIVGEIRGHEVIPMLNAMSQGNDGSLGTIHASSSGGALKKLMLYAAQAPERLAPATTNLLVAESVHLVVHMGLTGNGSGRVLTSVREVVDADGLNVSSNEIFRPDPDGRAVPGAPPSTGLLSALTRRGFNPGLLDEARTAPGGGWA, via the coding sequence ATGACCAGTCCGTTCCTGCCGACCCAGGGCGCGGGGGAGGCCGGCGAGGCCACAGTGGTACGGCGTGTCCGCCGCGAGGTCGCTGAGCGGCTCACCCGGGCCACCCGGGCGCACGAGACGGCGACCGGTTCACCGATGCCCGCCGACGACCGTGCGGCGACGACCCGGCGGTTGATCACCGAGGTTCTGGACGCGTACGCCACGGAGGAAATGAACGCCGGCCGGCCGCCGCTGCGTCCACACGTCGAGTCGCGGGTGGGCCGGGTGGTGGCGGACATGTTGCTCGGCGCAGGTGGCCTGCAACCACTGCTCGATGACGGGCAGATCGAAGAGGTCAACGCCAACGGGTGTGACGAAGTGTTCGTCCAGTACTCCAACGGCGGGCGGGCAAAGGTCGGACCGATCGCCGACTCCGATGCGGAGATGGTAGAGCTGATTCGCCGGCTGGCCGCCGACGCCGGCCGCGCCGAGACCGGCGGCGAGGGTGCGGAGGAACGCCGGTGGGATCGGGCCGCTCCGATCCTGAACTTGCAGCTCGCGGACGGTTCGCGGCTGCACGCGGTCATGTCGGTGACGAGGCGTCCGGCGTTGTCGATCCGCCGGCACGGCTACGTGAAAGTCACCCTCGCTGATCTGGAACAGCTCGGCACCGTCAATCCGGTGCTGCGGGAACTGCTGTCTGCTGCGGTGCGGGCGAGGTTGAACGTGCTCATCGCAGGGCGGGTCGGTGCGGGCAAGACGACCCTCCTACGGGCGCTGGCGTCGGCGATTCCACCGCACGAGCGGATCGTGACGATCGAGGACACCTACGAGTTGGCGCTCGACGCGGACAAGGCCGTGCATCCAAACGTGGTGCCGTTGCAGTCGCGGGAAGCCAACGTCGAGGGCGAAGGCGCGATCGACATGAGCACGTTGTTCCGCTCGGGACTGCGCATGTCCCCGGACAGGGTCATCGTCGGAGAGATCCGTGGGCACGAGGTCATCCCGATGCTCAACGCCATGTCGCAGGGTAACGACGGGTCGTTGGGCACCATCCACGCCTCGTCATCGGGTGGGGCGCTGAAGAAGCTGATGCTCTACGCCGCGCAGGCACCGGAACGTCTGGCCCCGGCCACCACCAACCTCCTCGTCGCCGAGTCCGTGCACCTGGTAGTGCATATGGGGCTCACCGGTAACGGCAGTGGCCGGGTGCTGACCTCGGTACGGGAGGTCGTCGACGCGGACGGGCTGAACGTGTCCAGCAACGAGATTTTCCGCCCCGACCCCGATGGGCGGGCGGTGCCGGGTGCGCCGCCGTCGACCGGGCTGCTGTCGGCACTCACCCGACGTGGTTTCAACCCCGGGTTGCTGGATGAGGCCCGCACCGCCCCGGGTGGGGGGTGGGCGTGA